The DNA sequence GGCCTGGCTGTCTCCGTGTCGGCCACGGACTGGGGTCGGGATGTGGCTTTTGCACCTGGACAGCGGTGGGCGGGGGACAGCCGGCGCGCGGAGGCGGTGTGGTCGGGGAGGCAGCCTGCCTGTGAGGGCCCCGGCGGGCTGTGCCGGGCCGAGcagtgagccccccccccccccccgttcaccCCCCCTGCTGTCCCACCAGCGCCCCGGAGCCCAGCGCGCCGAGGCCTTCCTGCAGGCCTTCCTGCGGCGCTGCACGCCCCACATGAGCCCGCGCGCCCGCGAGGACCAGCTGCAGCGCAAGGCCGTGGTGCTGGACTACTTCACCCGCCCGAGGCGGAAGGAGCAGAGGAGGCGGCCCCGGGGCCTGTCCGCGCGGCAGAGGAGGGCGCTGCGGCTCTTCGACATTAAGCCGGAGCAGCAGAGGTACCGGCCTTCCCGCCTGCCTTCCCGGCTGGTGCAGCCTCCCGCTTCTGCCACCAGGGGGGAGCCTTCCTTTACCAACCGGGACTGGGTTTGGGTTTGGCTTTTAATAGGGAGGCTGGTGAGTGGCTGGCTTCTGTCCCAATCCTAATAGGACCCTGCCTGTAGTGGTCTGTTGCCCATGGCAACAGGCTGGCTGTCTTCCAGCTCTTTTAGAAAAGAGCAACTGAGACTTCTTAATCTGTATCTCTAGAAGCTTCTCATAGCAGCAGGCAGAATCACCCACGTGTCGGGAAGCCTCCGCGAGGGACATGGCCCCCTTAGCGGGAggggctcctgcctcctgccggccccgccctccTTGGCCCGGCTCTGGGTGTGGGTGCCGTGGGACTGTTTGTAGACTTTCGCTTCCAGACCGTAGCCAGCAGCCTCCTACACCCACTGTCCCTGGCTTCTCGAGAAATCAGCTgggtttgggggcaggggggccgtTGTCTGTCTCAGGGGGCCTCGTGGTGTCCTCACCGCTATGGCCCCCTTCAGGTTTGAGCCGCGGTTCTCCGTTCTCTAACCCACAGTTCCAGGTAAAGGACTCCCCAGAGGCGCCGGGATGTGTGACGGTGGCCCCCGAGGAGAGCCTTCGGGGTCCTCTGCTCcgcgccctcccctgccaggcagaCCCGTCACCTTCCCCGGGTCCTTCGTGACAGCCAGCAGCTCGTGTTGAACGAGGGCTCACCTAGCTCATCGTCCTGACGCGTGGGGCCGGGGCCTCAGAGTAGCAGGCGTCAGCAGGCCTGGAGTGGGTTTCTCGCGGAGAAGGCCAGGTGCCGTGTGCTGGCTGCCGTGCAGGCGGGTCCACCGCCTCGGCCCAGGCAGCGTGGCCGGGTGTGTCCGGCTGCTCCGGCGTCTCTAGACATTGCCTCGTGGTCTCAGGCCGCTGCCTGCGCTCCAGCTGCCACAGCTGTGTCCCTCGAATGGAGATGGTGGCCCAGGCATCCTTGGCGGGAAGCCGAGCGCTGTGCCTTGGACGGTGTCTTCGAGCTCAGTGCCTAGCTCCCACCCTCTGACTTTCCAGATATGACTTCTTCCTCCCCCTGCACGAGCTCTGGAAACAGTACATCCGGGACCTGTGCAATGGCCTCAGGCCAGACACGTGAGTTCAGTTTCTGAAGCCTTGCCCTTTGGGGAAACCCGTGTCTCGTGGACCCTGACCCTGACGGCTGTAGATGCGGCCTGGGAGCCCGCTTCCAGAGCTCTGTGTCCCGCAGACACTAGTCTTCTGTCTGCCCCGCAGGCAGCCCCAGGCGATCCAGGCCAAGCTGTTGAAGGCAGATCTCCATGGCGCCATTGTTTCAGGTAAGGGCCTGAGAGCAGGTGGCACGCGGGGCAGCATtgcggggtcaggggtcagggtgcTAGAGTGTTCCTGCCTGGGATGTCCCCAGGTTGGCGCTGGGCGGAGAGACATCCTCTAGGTGGTCTCTGCCCTCGCCACATGGCCCCGACTGCTGTCTGGAGGGTGTGGGACACACGTGTGACCTGGCTCGCGAATCCTGCCCACACCCTGGCCTGCGGGCCCCAAAGGACACCTTGTCGGCCATCGCAGGGTCACAGGCAGAGGGCGGGGAAGTGGGTCCTCCCTCCACTCAGTCCTGGCCCCCGGCACTCCTTCCCCGCTGGGCAAGGCCTGAGCTGGAACCGCTTCTCCTTTGCAGTCACGAAATCCAAGTGCCCCTCCTACGTGGGTGTCACAGGGATCCTCCTGCAGGAAACAAAGCACGTTTTCAAAATCATCACCAAAGGAGACCGCCTGAAAGGTGCGTCCTGTCCCCTCGGCGCTGTGGGCGGTGGGCGTCGCCAGCCCTCACCTTGTGGCCGCAGGGCCTCGGGTCAGCACCGACTCCAGGGATCTGCAGAGGCCACACCTGCCCCTGGGGGTGCAGGAGCTGCGCCCTTGGCTGTGAGCCTGTGGGTCCAGGGGGCCTGAGAGCCCCCCTCTAGCTCCCCGTCTAGCAACAGGTGTGAGCCACGCACAGGCACAGGAATTTCAAAACCACACATGGGGGTTTggtttctttaactttttttaaaaaaatgttacctttctttaaaaaatattttttaattgatttcagaaaggaagggagagagaaaacgaAATATCATTGgtggagaatcatggatcggctgcctcctgcccgctccgcactggggatggagcctgcaaactggtcacatgccctgaccaggaatcgaaccctgacctggttcatgggtcgacacttcTGAGCCATGTCGGCTGGCGGCTCCTTTAATTTTTGAGCTGGCTTTCCCGCCACTGCCGTCCGTTTCCCTGCAGGGCTTTCGCTCTGGTTTTCACCTGAGAGCATGGTCAGTGTTTCCCACCGAGCGCAGAGCTGCGAGCCCACTGAAAGCTCGGGGGAGACCTGGGCTGGAGTTGCCCTGGGCGTTCCTGGTGCTGAGAGGGGCTCACAGCCTTGAGCCCTGACCATCGGGGGCTGAGCTCTATGTATGACGGAGTGACCTGGCTGTGCAGGGTGACCCCGCGAGCCTGGTTTCCTGTGAGCTCATTCCAGAACCTCCGTGGGTATGCCTGCACGCGGGCGGGCTTGCTGTGGCCCCCATGCGgtctctcctgctcccctgcAGTGATCCCCAAGCTGGGCTGTGTGTTCTCTGTGGAAACCGACGGCTTCGTTTCCTACATTCACGGGAGCAAATTCCAGCTTCGGTCGAGCGAGCGGTCCGCCAAAAAGTTCAAAGCGAAGGGAACCATGGACCTGTGAGCGCTGCGGCCCACGGGTCACGGCTGAGAGGAACGCCGGCCCCGAGCCCAGCTCCTGGGAGATGGCAGGCACTTCCGGGGAGACCATTCCAGTCGGTAGGACACCTGGGAAGAAACGCCTGGTGTCGAGGAGCAGGGTGCATCATCCTGGGGACCTGCGTGTTCCTTCCTCCCGAGAAGAGCGGGGCAGGAGACACCGAGCGGCCCTGCTGGCTCGTGGGCGTGGGAGCTCTACCGCCCGTCCTGCGTCTGTGTGCTCTGTGACTCGAGCTGTTTGTGATAATAAAATGACCGTGGCCTTGGCTCGAGTTTCTGGGGCTCCTGCAGTGCagcaggtgggagggtggggcccGGGCAGGGCCGAGTCAGGCCTTGTCTCCGCTCTGCAGACACTGCCACAGGCGTGGGTCCCGGCTCTGGTCTGTGTCGGGTCTGGACCACAGTTTCTGCAAACAGCTGAAccccccactctgccctccctctggggccTGGGTGGGAAGAGGGGGCTCCCTGGAGGGGGCTCCGCATCCGAGCAGCTGTGGGATTTGAAGAATGTGGTCACCCCCAGGCTCAGGGGAGGGCCCGCAGAGCCATCGGGGACCTGGGGCCAGCAGGAGGAGAGATGGGCAGGGGCGTGGGGCTCTAGCTGCCAGTCCCAAATGCCCAGGAGACGCGGAGGCTCTGCCGCCGAGTGGGGGGTagctgcaggagctgctgggGACGTTCCGGTCTGTGGGCAGGGGGCCTTCCACCGGCCATGCACCGTCCTGAAGTCGGGGCCTCAGTGTCACCCTCTGTCCAGGGGGCCAGCAGGCGATGGGGGTTTCCTGGAGAGGCACCTGGGACTCCTGCACCAGGATCGCAGGGTGCACGTGACCGCAGCCAGGTCCTGGGCTGCAGGGGgaccccaggggtcccggggagcTTCGCGTCCTCTGCGACCCAGCTGCTCCCCTGTCACTGATATTTGGGGACCGTGGGCTCCAGATGGTGTCTGACGTCCCTCCAGCTCAGGCGTCTGGGCTGGGGCTCAAGACCGTGGCCTCGGGACGGCGCTTCCAGGTGCGGGAAAGGTCAGCGGCCTCGCTCGGGCTCTGAGAGTAAACATGGACGCGCCACCGTAATGCATGGTGAAGAGCTCCCTGGACAGCGACGTGCGTTCTCACTGCGTTGACGTTTCGTCGCTGTAGTGCCTAATTAAGACATCTGTTAAATGTCTCTAATATTAACTTAATCAAGGGGCTTCTGGTAGAACTGTATTGGAATTGTCCATTTAATTAACTGCACGGCCCTTAATGGGTGTCTTAAACAGGCGTCATTAACAAGGGTGGGAGACAGATTAAAACGAGGCCGTGACGCTCCCGGTGGTTTCCCTGGGCTGTGAAGGGCGAGCGGGGCGTAGTGGATGTGGAGCCGCGGGGTGCGGGCTGGCGTCCCTCGGGCCCAGCCTGGCTGTCCTGGCGGCTTTGCCCACAGAAGAGGTGGCAGCAGCCCCCGCGGCCTCTCCCAGGAAGTGGTCCTAGGCCTGGTCAGGGTGAggcggggtggagaggaggaagagggaggagagagtacCTCGCAGAGACGCTCACTAAACACCAGCAGGTGCGTAGATCTCACGCTCACGGCCCCACCAGTGTCCTTGAGTGCCATGGTTCCCCTCACCCTCTtgccacctcccaggcccagctcctgtcCCCACCGCATCTCAgccacagcctccctgcccctccctccacactcGGCCCTGGCACAGCCAGGTGACCTCTGTGACCCGTGACTCATGTCCTGTCACTCACTCTTCTGCCCAAACCCACGCATGAGTTGCCAGGACCCTGAGAAGGACAGCCGCTCCTGCCCCAGCGGGCCGCCTCTACGACCCTCTCTCAGCCCCTAAACCCTCCCACCCGTGTCCTGCCGCCTCCGCACACTGCCTCCTCCTTGGCCTCTTTGCTGGaactccagccccaggcagcccctctgcactcagccctcccccaccccttcctcagcAGCCCTATGGTCCCTCCATGGTTCCTCCCCACTGGACCCTCCTGCACTTTCCACCCCACTTAGCCCTGAACCACCGTGCCTGCTCCTTACTGGAATATAAGATGGGCCGCCAGGGCTTGTCTGTCTCCACCATCATCACGGGGTAACCTCGGGCAACTAGACGGCCTTGCACACAGTGAGTGCAGTTAAATATTTGTGTGCAATCAGAAGAAAACAGAACGCCAAGGGTGGGCCTGACCATGGGTGAGCCAGGCGTCTGCCCAGTTCTCCGTCCGCTCCTttcagcggtggggggggggggggggcg is a window from the Eptesicus fuscus isolate TK198812 chromosome 21, DD_ASM_mEF_20220401, whole genome shotgun sequence genome containing:
- the POP4 gene encoding ribonuclease P protein subunit p29; translation: METSSERTGSGPRMRSGIYHALSQKEAKELDVQRPGAQRAEAFLQAFLRRCTPHMSPRAREDQLQRKAVVLDYFTRPRRKEQRRRPRGLSARQRRALRLFDIKPEQQRYDFFLPLHELWKQYIRDLCNGLRPDTQPQAIQAKLLKADLHGAIVSVTKSKCPSYVGVTGILLQETKHVFKIITKGDRLKVIPKLGCVFSVETDGFVSYIHGSKFQLRSSERSAKKFKAKGTMDL